Sequence from the Gracilinanus agilis isolate LMUSP501 unplaced genomic scaffold, AgileGrace unplaced_scaffold90, whole genome shotgun sequence genome:
caattgtttagattaaAGTTtttgtgaaaattgttttgtaattggGTTCATATAGTTCCTCTCTTTATAGATAGACTCCCAATTGTTTCATATAATCTACtattcaaatggaatttcttttttaatcctttattgTTGGGCTTAagttggtaatatgtagaaatgctgatgacttatgtggatatattttatatcctgtagCTTTGATAAAGTTGCTTATcatttcaattaatattttagttgaatctctatgTATACCATCTCATCATCTTTGAAGAGtgatacttttttcttcattgcctattataagtcatttaattttattcttttctttttgctatagctagtttttctagtaaaatatttagtaacagtggtgataatgggaatccctATTTCACCTCATCTCATTGGAAGATTTTTGTTAGTGTAATAAGGATAGAAAGAGCTCCCCTTTAGCTTATGGTCAGGAAGGTTAGATAAACTGGCCATAAGAGGAAAACCCTTTCCACCTGGCAGAGAGCTGGAAGCagccctctgcctctctcttggTTAGAGTGTATGAGCAGGGAAGTGCAAAGGTTTCTGTCAGaatagaaatatcatttgaatTAGGGCTGGGCTTTGACTAATTCTTCCACTGAAATTTCCTTCTGATCAAACCCCTGCTGAAAGGAAACCAGTGACAGCCATTCCAAGGTTTAGCTTAACTTGGACCTAAATAAAGATTTCACTCCCATATAACCCTTTGCCCTTCAGGCTTCTTTCACTGTCTTAAATGCTATTTGACTGCATTTCAATCAAAGATGGAAAATGGTTTAATGATAATTAACAAAGATATATTGCACTGGGAGAGAGTATCAAAGGGATCCCTAAATAAATGGTAATCACTCAGTTCAACCCTTTCAGGGTTCAGCCAAAAACCTAAGGTTTCTTAGTTCTCACTAACTAAAGATGGGTTTCCAGTTGGACCAATGACAGTTTTTAGATAGTCAGGCACAAAGAAAAGGACTAATCTTGGttgtctctcctcctctctggGAAAATCCCCTCCAGAAGCTggttaaatgatcactctatacAAAATTCCCCTTCAGTTTAAAGCAAAATGGTCTGGCTAGTGGATCAATGAGATATTGGGAAGCACAGCTAGAGAAGTCTCAGCTCACTCAAGAAAAGCTCCTTCCCTCCTGCTTTCTCAGAAACCCCTTAGAAGAAACTCCTGATTTTCCATTGGAGCTTTACCCAATGCACTTTCCTCAGAATATGAGTGACCTTTTCCACATCTTTCTTACTTTCATGTTTTCTCTCATGTGGATTCCATTCCTTCATTTGTACCCAATTACAGATAATGTTTATTGGTAGTTTTTGGtagataatatttatcattttaaagaaagttcGATTCATTCTtgtgctttccagtgttttcaatagggatTGGTATTGTGTTttctcaaaagctttttcttcatctattgagataatcaaatgTTTTCTGATGGCTTTgttattgacatggtcaattatataGATAGCTTCCCAATATTGAACCAACCTTATTTTTCTGGTATGAATCCcatttagtcttttttaaaataatttttttatttttagaaaaaatttccctggttacatgtcatgtttttactttacccttcaccccctttacCCTCCCCATCCCCTGACTCACCCCCCCATTTGGTCTTATTGaataatttttgtgatatattgatGTAACCTTCAtgctactttttaatttaaaatttttgcaacaataattcattagggaaattgatttttttgctATTCCTAGTTAGTTATTAGCTCCATATttttgccataaaaggaattttgcatGATTCCTTCTCAGCCTATTTTTCCATGtagtttgtatagcattgggatgaaatgttttttttaaaagtttggtagTTTTAATATAAATACATGGAAACAGGATCAGAAATTTAATAGCTTATTAATAAAAGGGAGAAGGCGAAAGATGAGAAAGAGGCAATGGAGGTAGATTTCTCTTAAAGAAGGATTCCCCTAAGTATGGCATCTCCATTTAGCTGGCCTTAATCCCTTTTCAACAGTTTGGGCCCTCAGTCAGTTCAATCAGAAGTAGAGGGAGAGccctatttttttcctctggactTATATACCCCCTCAGCTTCTCCCTCTGTACCAGCTTTATACACTGATCCTCCACTTGAAATCAGAGAATGCCAGGCCAATGTGGGTGCTGTTGGTGGTGGGGATGGAGCCATTTTTTCCTCACACACAAGAATTCATTTGTTAATCCATCTGGCACAGGAGAGTTTTTCTTGGGAAGTtcattaatggcttgttcaattgcttttattttcttataaactTTTGATTGCTTATCTATCCATAATCTAATATTTATGCTTTTGCCTCTATCTCTATGAGATTTATGGGTACAGAAAATGTTCCTTATGTGTCTTTAGATCTCCCCTGGAATAGAGGGAACAGTACTCTCCATACCACAGATTCATGACTGTTTAGTGAATGCAATTGGTTCAGTAAGTGCTTGCTATTTTGTTATACCAATATCTATGTCACTGATGAAAGAAAAAGTTTCTTGAAAAGTTctgaaataaatacttttttgccttttaatttcAGGAAATAGACCAAACTGTCAACAAAGATTTAATAAGGCCACAAAAATGAAGATAGAGTAtaccacaaaaatcaagatagAGTATATTATAAAGCTGACAAAGAAAGTACATTCAGAAATGTGAAAATctgaatgttttaatttttcaaagaacaATTCAAAGTAcatagaagaacaaaaaagaatttaaagtttgCCGCTCATTTTGTAGCCTTTAGAAAAAGCGTAATGATCAATAATCACAGAAAATAAAGACCTAGTCTATAATTCACTGGTATAAAGATAAATATACAGAAAAGCTTTTAAAGCAACAGAAGAGTGATTTTGTCAACATGGTCTTATTTTGCCCAAAAACTACTCCTATGAATCAGAAAGCTATGGAAATCGAGATAAGCAATTCTTCCCTTGGACTTTGCATGGATATGTGTACCAGTCAAAATTTACATCTTCAAAATTGCATAAATGATCCACACACAGGAAACATGATTCTCTGAAATTGCAACTCTATGAATATCAAATAccacagaggaaagagaaaatgtatgtCACATAACTGTGGAAATATAATTAGTAATAAGTCTCAGTTGAATatccatcagagaatccacagagGAGAGAGGGCCAATATATGTGGTAAGTATGAGAAAGGATTCAATTGGAAGTTAATATCTCATAATTATAAAAGAGTTCACACTGGAGATGAGccttatatatatgaaatgtgtGAAAAAGAATTGATCCATAAATCAAAGCTTCATGATTATCAGAAAGTCCACACTGCAGAAAAACCCTTTGAAGGTAATGATTGTGGAATGAGTTTCAGCCAAAAGTCTTTCTTTCATGCTCATAAGACAATGCATATAAAAGAAACATCCTGTAAATGTAATGAGTGTGGGAAAGAATTCAGACAGAAGTCAAAACTTCATCAACATCTAAATGTCCACTCTGGAGAAAAACCCTATAAATGTGATAAGTGTGGTAAAGGATTCAGATATAAGTTAAAGCTTCATGAACATCTGAATTTCCACTCTGGAGAAAAGCCCTATACATGTGATGAATGTGGGAAAGGATTCAGACAGAAGTCAAACCTTTATAAACATCTGAATATCCACTCTGGAGAAAAGGCCTATATATGTGATGAGTGTGGGAATGAATTCAGACAGAAGTCAAACCTTCATCAACATTTAAATGTCCACTCTGGAGAAAAGCCCTATAAATGTGATGAGTGTGGGAAAAGATTCAGATATAAGTTAAACCTTAATGAACATCTGAATATCCACTCTGGAGAAAAGCCCTTTATATgtaatgagtgtgggaaaggattCAGACGTAAGTCAAACCTACATCAACATCTGAAAGTCCACTCTGGAGAAAAGCCCTATACATGTGATGAATGTGGGAAAGGATTCAAACATAAGTCAAAACTTCATGATCATCTGAAAATTCACTCTGGAGAAAAGCCCTATATATGcgaagagtgtgggaaaggattcAGACAGAATTCAAAACTTCATgaacatcagagagtccacactggagaAAAGCTCTTCATATGTGATGAATGTGGGAAAGGATTCAGATGGAAGTCAAGCTTTTATCAACATCATAAAATTCACAGTAGAGAGAAGCTCTATGTATGTGTAGATAGTGGGAACACATTCACTCAGGAGAAATATCTTCATGTACATCACAGAGGCCACTCCGCAGGAACGCTCTTTATAtgtgatgagtgtgggaaaggattCAAATGGAAGTCAAAACttaataatcatcaaaaaattCACACTAGAGGGAAGTCCTGAATGAATTTGTTCCCACAATCTACACATATTTAGAGGAAATATCTTCATGAACATCAGAGAGTGCACACTGGAGAGAAATCCAAAGTATGTGGGGTGTGTGTGGGAAAAGATTCATTTGTAATTCAAGTTTTCAGAAAGATAAGGATATCCATTTTGGAGAGAAACTATATATTTGTGATATGTGTGGAAAAAGATTTAGATAAAagtcaaaactttttttataccATCAGAGAGTCCATACTGAGATTAAGCCCTGTTTTTATGAGTGTTAATTTATTTAGCTGAAATTCAGTAATTCACAATCTTCAAGACAGTCCACTCTTCAGATAATTCCTCTACATGTGAAAAGTGTAAGAAAGAATTTATATGAGGGTCAAAGCTCCATGACCATCAGAGAGTCTATAATGGAGAGTTACTCTGCCTTTGAACAGTTACTTAATGGAACAGTTATTTAATGCTTTTGTTAAAGTAATCAGAGAAAATTCAATACTTCATCGAAATCAGAGAATTTGCATCATAAGCAAACAACTATTTTTGGTATGAGGTCAATTCAATAATTCAGCTGAATTTAATTCCTGGTATTCAAAAATGTCCACAGTTGATAAGCTCTATATATGTAATGAatgtgataaaatattaaatcaaatCTTTATGTTCACCACAGGTCACAAGTTTGGGAAGATTTTTATCTGTGATGATTTGGGGAAAGGATAAATACctcaattattttctctttacatAAGAGTTACCTTAAAATGACAAAGTCTTCAAATGTAGCACTTATGGGTAGATGTATTCAAAATGAAACAGAAACCTAAAAAACTAATGTTTCCAAATTATTAATCAGGAAATCCTTTATCATATCTTGCATGCTAATAGTTTAGACAATAAATCCATGTTTCAAATAATCCTAGTTGCTCTTAAAAATGTTAAGGACATGAATTTTATATTAAACTGAAATCAGATGCCCTGAGAAGACACTCTATCCTCTAATGTACATAGTTTCTTTAAAACAAATGGATAAATTCACATAGCTGCAATGAAGTTCATTTTACCATCTTGAGAGTGAATGGAATTGCATGACTATCATTCCTTTTTAGACATTTGCTTTCCTTGCTAATCATCTCTGCCATTACCTCTCTCCCCCTACCCATTCCCTGTTTCCCAATTCCTACCGTTTTCTTTTTGTTGTCACTAGCATTTCTGGAAGTGTGTCAAATAATATTTTAGGATTGGTATAACCTTTGGTTTGCTCTTTAAATTATTCAGAAACCTAGGAAATTCTGCCTTTCATAcaattttagctttttaaaattttactactCTGCCTACATTTTGTGgagtttctaaaataaataaatcatatacAATCAAAGATTGTGTCTGCATCCTTCGATATAAGCATATGAATTTTGATGTTTttcttaatataattattttaattattttcctaaattgGAATCATCTTTGGTTCCCTGGTATAAATTcaacttgatcataatgaattatttttggaTAAAGTGCTTGAATATTCCTGTGAAGAATAAATATAAGGTTATTCATTagaattcattcatatttttctataattttcaatttttacaaaaaattgGGTAGTGTTAAGTATTAATTATTAAGAAAAACTTGATAGTTTTCTCCAGTATATCCATTTAACTACCGCTCAGTCTTTTTAGCTAAAGAACCTCAGCCTTCTACCAACATAACTGGTGCTCAGGGAAGAGATTTCTCTCAACCCCcttttttaaatgtcttaattttatcttaacaaatttccacttcagttttccaaggttatatgattcatattgtctctctcacttctttcctcccctcccttccagagctggcaaacaatcCAAACTGGGTtattcattcaaaacatatttccatattattcattattgtaaGCGAATAATCTTATAAATCCAAAACCTcaagtcatatacccaaataaaccagagataaatcatgttttcatctgcatttctaccccaacagttctttctcctaaggGGAATAGAATTGTTtttcacaaatccctcagaactaTTCTGTATCACTGTATAGCTGTTagaagcaaagtctatcacatttgattgctccaaaatattttaattactgtgtataatgttctcctgattctgcttattgtactctgtatcagttcatggaggtctgaaaagttctttctgaaattccttatagcacaatagtatcactatcatataccacattttgttcagtcattcctcaattgagagaCACCCTGAGTGAAACGGGAGAGACCCCTGCCACTGAAAATACAAACTCTTGCCAGAATGGAGTCAAATATATGGAAAGATTTTATTGAAACTCTCCACTTCTGTGGCCACACCAGGAGCAAGGAGGAAAAATTTGCATTCCTGGCCCACAGTGAATGCTCAAATACAGTACAGATTCAGAATGAAATTTCCACCCCCCTCCATCCCACCCTCTAGTACTAGTTTCTCTAGATCTAAAGGGAATTCCATACAccaccccccatccccaccaGGATGCCTAGGGGAAGTACTTAATGCCTatgtgggaaaaaataatttttatagtaatcCTGATACAAAACTCTCCCAATGTTTCAGGCACTAAGTACATGATtgaatcttctctttctcccccaatTGCCTATGAAGGGGCTGTGATAGTTCTACTCTCCAGCTTGTAATTTTCAATATTACCTATGCTTGATGACCAAGGAATTTTCAGTTTGTGATAGTACAGATACATTTTCAGGGGAATATCCTTTCTCCATAATCAGGGGCTTCCATGTTCTGgttatttctttcattcctttccagaGCTTCTCCCTGTTCCCTGTTATCACTCTTTCTGGACGAGTTCCTGGTTTGAAGCCTGCCTCTGGAGAAGATAAGCTTTTCTCAAGGTCCTCCCTAGTCAGGTTAAAAACTGTTTGAAAATTGCTTTAAACTGGACTTTAAACTGTGGTTCCTTACCCCCTGAAAATATTGGGGTTAAATTCAGGAGACTAATACCTTACTGAGAAAAACACACTATTCCACTCAATCCTTTTAGTTTAGAATTCTTTGCCCTCAACAAAAGAGGAGCTATAAGCATTTTTGAACAAACAGACCCTTAccaatttttaaatctctttgggatacagacctagtagtggtacttCTGGATTACAAGCTATGCATTCTTTCATAgaactttgggcatagttccaaaaatgccctccagaatggataaatgaactcttaactccaccagcagtatataagtgtcccaatttttacccattccctccaacatttattattttcttttactctcaTATTGGACAATCTGACAGGTGGTACTTGAGAattgtattaatttgcatttttctaatcaagaagtatttagaacattatttcatatgattattaataactttgatttcatcaggaaactgcttattcatattctttgaccatttatcagttggggagtgacttagattcttataaatttaacttagtttttttatatttaagaaatgagtatttatcagagaaatttgttctaaattttttccaatttgttgcttcccttataatttcGGTTTTATTGGTTGTGTTTCTATataatttaatatcatcaaaattattcatttagtaTCTTATAATATCCTCTatattttgttcaattaaaatttcttcccttctccatagatctgataggtaacctattttatgtttacatatatCACTCTTTAGGTTTAGATAATTTATCCATTGTTATCGTATCTTGGTATGGATAcaatgatggtgaatctatggcacacatgccaaagatggcattttgaacgacaacaaaaaaaaggctgccatttgtctacttgaattagaggtggacccacagaaAATGACGAGatacactatctcttcaagtatgttggttacttcctgttgaggcagttcccacTTTTAACTTAGTGCTAAAGGtccttggctgagacctcagactgcttctactctgaattgtcacgtgggtaagttaggctgacttccttggcctaccttggcgttttccaaACTCTAACTTAAGTAGGCTtttacctctctgattgctaaggtcttgtggcttgcagcctagtttaattagccttttaaccctctctctccagccaggcctctgcaggcttagactagcctctccctctttttttatttccctgccttctacctttctaattgtaaataaactaccttaaacccgatcctgacttgggtctattttaattatggaatcaatttgaattattgattcctggtggccacactttaaatatatatctataaaatacctaaaatctccctcttacatttgtctttaggcctggctctcagtccactgagttacccagctgcccactacaGTACAACTTCTAATTAAGTAAAGgcttattaataatattttgaagtatatataatcagAATGTATTTTTTTGATTTGAGTTTAACTCAAATTCTCTGAGGACTAAGATTAATTTTTTCCATTCAGAActaattttgtcattcttttaaaggagaaatagCTCTAGGACTTTTATAACTCCAGTACTCTTTGTGGGCATACAAGTCACCCTCTTTTCCTCCTAGAGTTTGTCCACCATGGCAGCAAAAACTTTTCacattacctgcccctctgccctgcagcccaatggtaatgctttctccctccctgtctgaGGTACGATGAGCAGCTCACAGGCAACAGAACTAAAAGgaagcagagcacttgggccaccttttccccatctctacactagatgaggacattcctcacgTCACCCactcctctacccagcagcccaatggaaatgctttctccctccccttcatgGCATTCTTTTCTACATTGTATTTTTATGCCTTGTTTTTCAGTttatcaattttgatttttaagctgttattttgtttttacattactttcatttcttttcccatttttatttgacctgtcttatttttgatttttgaattatttttgaattcttccaaagcttgagacaaattaatattttttgtttaattttttaaaaatttttttaaacccttgtactttggtgtattgtctcataggtggaagattggtaagggtgggcaatgggggtcaagtgacttgcccagggtcacacagctgggaagtggctgaggccaggtttcaacctgggacctcctgtctctaggcctgactctcactccactgagctacccagctgcccctttttgtttaatttttgaaGTTTTCCCTTCTCACCATCCCTTGATGGTTCTATGCTTTTTTCTTTGTCCCTATAGAAAATATCAAAGGTTAAATGTTtcttctgtttacttttttttaacagtcTCATTTTGCCTGTGTTCTGAGAAATCTGAAACCTGATAATTCTGTCTCCACTTATGGCTTGTAGGGATCaacactgtgagctattttgcctttGGGCTAGTTCTTCACTACTGCAGCTGCTTAGTCTTGAAAGGCACATTGCTATGGACTTCTATGCCTCACTGAGGGCTGGTGCCAAGGCCTGAGATTTCAAGGTGTGGGTCTGAAATGCTCTTTTGTTGGTGTGGTCCACCTCTTGGGATCCCCAAGTTGTTCTCTATTCAAGTgatggcaaactatggcccacaggccagatgttgCCACTTGAAAGGTTCTATCaggctgcacaacattattcctaatctgacaaatacaatgagtaggatacaatacaatgaaagagttgccttagaaacagactgacagatgagcatttcctttcctttggctccctcttaaaaaggttttcccatcactgctctatttAGTCACAGAATGAGGTGCAGTAAATGGGATAGTAGTCAGCCAACACTCTTCTGTGTGTggttctgtttccagttcttcctTATCTGGTGAAAATcaaccctctctgcctacctttccagTTGTGTTCAGTAAGAGAGCCCCATCATTCTATCTTGCTATTGGTTTATTATTCCTGTTATTATGAGAcccttttaaaaattggtttcgGATTGTCAGCTAAGTTTCAGCTTTCACTGTTACTAAGCCACCATATTTGTTCTGCCTCCCCTCTACCCTT
This genomic interval carries:
- the LOC123256699 gene encoding zinc finger protein 239-like, whose protein sequence is MHIKETSCKCNECGKEFRQKSKLHQHLNVHSGEKPYKCDKCGKGFRYKLKLHEHLNFHSGEKPYTCDECGKGFRQKSNLYKHLNIHSGEKAYICDECGNEFRQKSNLHQHLNVHSGEKPYKCDECGKRFRYKLNLNEHLNIHSGEKPFICNECGKGFRRKSNLHQHLKVHSGEKPYTCDECGKGFKHKSKLHDHLKIHSGEKPYICEECGKGFRQNSKLHEHQRVHTGEKLFICDECGKGFRWKSSFYQHHKIHSREKLYVCVDSGNTFTQEKYLHVHHRGHSAGTLFICDECGKGFKWKSKLNNHQKIHTRGKS